A single region of the Malaclemys terrapin pileata isolate rMalTer1 chromosome 2, rMalTer1.hap1, whole genome shotgun sequence genome encodes:
- the FIGNL1 gene encoding fidgetin-like protein 1 isoform X1: protein MFLGDARPQQIMQTPVSSAVHLSEWQKNYFAITSDTCTPGQKADGYRAQILHIQYAWANSEISQVCATNLFKKYAEKYSAIIDSDNAETGLNNYAENILTLARCQQNDSDKWQSSLTTSNVFELKSVQELMQAGKKFQSSLMAPADAFVVVDKEVSASVTPGLPKLNVCSSAVDTDLWASSSKCISQGPDILESLSSLKCLQSSVPSVTKTTDILPASSASLNELPNTGFYASPLSGNNKASSSSSPSHFEIGQNLSFSNHSSLPAGSGNPGKRKTFYSSSDESNSTSSSLASSKPSINTETKNFVGSGNGSEESSGFKTAKEQLWVDQQKKYHNQPQRTPVSSYGGIKKSLGAGRSRGPFGKFVPPVPRQDGNENGGPQYKPYGAGPTESSFPVDERLKNIEPKMIELIMHEIMDHGPPVNWDDIAGVDFAKTTIKEIVVWPMLRPDIFTGLRGPPKGILLFGPPGTGKTLIGKCIACQSGATFFSISASSLTSKWVGEGEKMVRALFAVARCQQPAVIFIDEIDSLLSQRGDGEHESSRRIKTEFLVQLDGATTSSEDRILVVGATNRPQEIDEAARRRLVKRLYIPLPEASARKQIVTRLMSKEHCCLREEEVELIVKKSDGFSGADMTQLCREASLGPIRSLQSMDIATITPEQVRPISFLDFDNAFKTVRPSVSSKDLELYENWNQTFGCGR, encoded by the coding sequence ATCATGCAGACACCTGTCTCTAGTGCTGTACACCTGAGTGAATGGCAGAAGAATTACTTTGCTATTACCTCTGACACCTGTACACCAGGACAGAAGGCAGATGGATACCGTGCACAGATTCTGCACATTCAGTATGCATGGGCAAACTCTGAGATCTCCCAGGTCTGTGCTACCAACCTGTTCAAAAAATATGCAGAGAAATACTCTGCCATTATTGACTCTGACAACGCAGAGACTGGCTTGAATAACTatgctgaaaacattttgactttggCAAGATGTCAGCAAAATGACAGTGACAAGTGGCAGTCCTCCTTGACAACAAGTAATGTGTTTGAATTAAAGAGTGTTCAAGAGTTGATGCAAGCTGGCAAAAAGTTCCAAAGCTCTCTGATGGCACCAGCAGATGCCTTTGTGGTAGTTGATAAGGAGGTCAGTGCCTCTGTTACTCCAGGTCTGCCTAAACTCAATGTGTGCAGCAGTGCTGTAGATACTGACCTCTGGGCTAGCTCATCAAAATGTATAAGTCAGGGACCAGATATTCTTGAGAGTCTCTCATCTTTGAAATGTCTTCAAAGTAGTGTGCCTTCTGTGACCAAAACTACAGATATACTTCCTGCCTCCTCTGCCTCTTTAAATGAACTGCCTAATACAGGTTTCTATGCAAGTCCATTATCTGGAAACAACAAAGCATCAAGTAGCAGTTCCCCAAGTCATTTTGAGATTGGACAGAATTTGTCTTTTTCTAATCACTCCTCTCTTCCGGCAGGATCTGGAAATccaggaaaaaggaaaacattttatagCTCCAGTGATGAAAGCAACAGTACAAGTTCCAGCCTTGCTTCTTCCAAGCCCTCCATTAATACAGAAACCAAGAACTTTGTAGGGAGTGGAAATGGGAGTGAAGAGAGCAGTGGTTTTAAAACCGCAAAAGAACAGCTCTGGGTAGACCAGCAAAAGAAATATCACAATCAGCCTCAACGCACACCAGTCTCATCCTATGGTGGCATTAAAAAATCTTTGGGAGCTGGAAGGTCTCGGGGTCCATTTGGAAAATTTGTCCCTCCGGTGCCAAGACAAGATGGGAATGAAAATGGAGGACCGCAGTATAAACCTTATGGCGCTGGACCAACAGAGTCTTCATTTCCAGTGGATGAACGTTTGAAGAACATAGAACCAAAAATGATTGAACTTATTATGCACGAGATCATGGACCATGGGCCTCCAGTGAACTGGGATGACATTGCTGGAGTAGACTTTGCTAAAACAACTATAAAGGAGATAGTAGTCTGGCCTATGCTGAGACCAGACATCTTTACAGGGTTACGTGGTCCTCCCAAAGGAATTCTTCTCTTTGGCCCTCCTGGGACAGGTAAGACTCTTATAGGCAAGTGCATTGCGTGTCAATCAGGAGCTACTTTTTTTAGCATCAGTGCCTCTTCGCTGACCTCCAAGTGGGTAGGTGAGGGGGAAAAGATGGTCCGTGCACTGTTCGCTGTGGCACGATGTCAGCAGCCAGCTGTGATTTTCATTGATGAAATTGATTCTCTCTTGTCTCAGCGTGGAGATGGGGAACACGAATCTTCTAGAAgaataaaaactgaatttttagTCCAGTTGGATGGAGCAACAACCTCGTCTGAAGACCGTATTCTAGTGGTGGGAGCAACAAATCGGCCGCAAGAAATTGATGAGGCTGCCCGAAGAAGACTGGTAAAAAGGCTGTACATCCCTCTTCCTGAAGCTTCAGCTAGGAAGCAGATTGTAACTCGTCTGATGTCAAAGGAGCACTGCTGTCTAAGAGAAGAGGAAGTTGAGCTCATAGTTAAAAAATCTGATGGATTTTCTGGGGCAGACATGACACAGCTCTGTCGAGAAGCTTCTTTAGGTCCTATCCGTAGCCTTCAGTCCATGGACATTGCAACCATCACACCCGAACAAGTTCGACCTATTTCTTTTCTTGACTTCGACAATGCTTTTAAAACTGTGCGACCCAGTGTGTCTTCAAAGGATCTGGAACTATATGAAAACTGGAACCAAACATTTGGCTGTGGAAGATAA
- the FIGNL1 gene encoding fidgetin-like protein 1 isoform X2, whose translation MQTPVSSAVHLSEWQKNYFAITSDTCTPGQKADGYRAQILHIQYAWANSEISQVCATNLFKKYAEKYSAIIDSDNAETGLNNYAENILTLARCQQNDSDKWQSSLTTSNVFELKSVQELMQAGKKFQSSLMAPADAFVVVDKEVSASVTPGLPKLNVCSSAVDTDLWASSSKCISQGPDILESLSSLKCLQSSVPSVTKTTDILPASSASLNELPNTGFYASPLSGNNKASSSSSPSHFEIGQNLSFSNHSSLPAGSGNPGKRKTFYSSSDESNSTSSSLASSKPSINTETKNFVGSGNGSEESSGFKTAKEQLWVDQQKKYHNQPQRTPVSSYGGIKKSLGAGRSRGPFGKFVPPVPRQDGNENGGPQYKPYGAGPTESSFPVDERLKNIEPKMIELIMHEIMDHGPPVNWDDIAGVDFAKTTIKEIVVWPMLRPDIFTGLRGPPKGILLFGPPGTGKTLIGKCIACQSGATFFSISASSLTSKWVGEGEKMVRALFAVARCQQPAVIFIDEIDSLLSQRGDGEHESSRRIKTEFLVQLDGATTSSEDRILVVGATNRPQEIDEAARRRLVKRLYIPLPEASARKQIVTRLMSKEHCCLREEEVELIVKKSDGFSGADMTQLCREASLGPIRSLQSMDIATITPEQVRPISFLDFDNAFKTVRPSVSSKDLELYENWNQTFGCGR comes from the coding sequence ATGCAGACACCTGTCTCTAGTGCTGTACACCTGAGTGAATGGCAGAAGAATTACTTTGCTATTACCTCTGACACCTGTACACCAGGACAGAAGGCAGATGGATACCGTGCACAGATTCTGCACATTCAGTATGCATGGGCAAACTCTGAGATCTCCCAGGTCTGTGCTACCAACCTGTTCAAAAAATATGCAGAGAAATACTCTGCCATTATTGACTCTGACAACGCAGAGACTGGCTTGAATAACTatgctgaaaacattttgactttggCAAGATGTCAGCAAAATGACAGTGACAAGTGGCAGTCCTCCTTGACAACAAGTAATGTGTTTGAATTAAAGAGTGTTCAAGAGTTGATGCAAGCTGGCAAAAAGTTCCAAAGCTCTCTGATGGCACCAGCAGATGCCTTTGTGGTAGTTGATAAGGAGGTCAGTGCCTCTGTTACTCCAGGTCTGCCTAAACTCAATGTGTGCAGCAGTGCTGTAGATACTGACCTCTGGGCTAGCTCATCAAAATGTATAAGTCAGGGACCAGATATTCTTGAGAGTCTCTCATCTTTGAAATGTCTTCAAAGTAGTGTGCCTTCTGTGACCAAAACTACAGATATACTTCCTGCCTCCTCTGCCTCTTTAAATGAACTGCCTAATACAGGTTTCTATGCAAGTCCATTATCTGGAAACAACAAAGCATCAAGTAGCAGTTCCCCAAGTCATTTTGAGATTGGACAGAATTTGTCTTTTTCTAATCACTCCTCTCTTCCGGCAGGATCTGGAAATccaggaaaaaggaaaacattttatagCTCCAGTGATGAAAGCAACAGTACAAGTTCCAGCCTTGCTTCTTCCAAGCCCTCCATTAATACAGAAACCAAGAACTTTGTAGGGAGTGGAAATGGGAGTGAAGAGAGCAGTGGTTTTAAAACCGCAAAAGAACAGCTCTGGGTAGACCAGCAAAAGAAATATCACAATCAGCCTCAACGCACACCAGTCTCATCCTATGGTGGCATTAAAAAATCTTTGGGAGCTGGAAGGTCTCGGGGTCCATTTGGAAAATTTGTCCCTCCGGTGCCAAGACAAGATGGGAATGAAAATGGAGGACCGCAGTATAAACCTTATGGCGCTGGACCAACAGAGTCTTCATTTCCAGTGGATGAACGTTTGAAGAACATAGAACCAAAAATGATTGAACTTATTATGCACGAGATCATGGACCATGGGCCTCCAGTGAACTGGGATGACATTGCTGGAGTAGACTTTGCTAAAACAACTATAAAGGAGATAGTAGTCTGGCCTATGCTGAGACCAGACATCTTTACAGGGTTACGTGGTCCTCCCAAAGGAATTCTTCTCTTTGGCCCTCCTGGGACAGGTAAGACTCTTATAGGCAAGTGCATTGCGTGTCAATCAGGAGCTACTTTTTTTAGCATCAGTGCCTCTTCGCTGACCTCCAAGTGGGTAGGTGAGGGGGAAAAGATGGTCCGTGCACTGTTCGCTGTGGCACGATGTCAGCAGCCAGCTGTGATTTTCATTGATGAAATTGATTCTCTCTTGTCTCAGCGTGGAGATGGGGAACACGAATCTTCTAGAAgaataaaaactgaatttttagTCCAGTTGGATGGAGCAACAACCTCGTCTGAAGACCGTATTCTAGTGGTGGGAGCAACAAATCGGCCGCAAGAAATTGATGAGGCTGCCCGAAGAAGACTGGTAAAAAGGCTGTACATCCCTCTTCCTGAAGCTTCAGCTAGGAAGCAGATTGTAACTCGTCTGATGTCAAAGGAGCACTGCTGTCTAAGAGAAGAGGAAGTTGAGCTCATAGTTAAAAAATCTGATGGATTTTCTGGGGCAGACATGACACAGCTCTGTCGAGAAGCTTCTTTAGGTCCTATCCGTAGCCTTCAGTCCATGGACATTGCAACCATCACACCCGAACAAGTTCGACCTATTTCTTTTCTTGACTTCGACAATGCTTTTAAAACTGTGCGACCCAGTGTGTCTTCAAAGGATCTGGAACTATATGAAAACTGGAACCAAACATTTGGCTGTGGAAGATAA